The proteins below are encoded in one region of Tachypleus tridentatus isolate NWPU-2018 chromosome 4, ASM421037v1, whole genome shotgun sequence:
- the LOC143248098 gene encoding uncharacterized protein LOC143248098: MGYLLFVYHRYQKPLAGIAMERRVTNQKYMSKNISIFQQMSPDGSESSLRTYNTQIRGSIPHRSPAVVHDVYKKQSTQGPSINVDDTYNKQSTLGPSTNVGDECKEQSTLGPSTNVVVDLAQLLRLQHITLLLSQINGSEVSYYDCITVRLQEAGITTTVIYLEEVIDLDEKTLQSKLLPFGEPTEYTLSTYVVFVFDKTSQKGSFVQHFLKEFCLQSIHWVLFLRNTSVSETILSSKLKSPCFCSMVIVQEDRKITKIKYNIYGVPKENYHCTEMQLVGKWTPRYGISPKLSPFLQNQDYLDFKEDVLVASVISYFPYFVLEDGPNGTFRPVLGVEFELLSTLARTLNFRYVIRTPEDAEWGKKLADNSWSGMIGMVHRKEADLSAEQITITEERKQAVDFTIPYSFDSVTFITRAPSGNHQPLAIVKPFTWQVICNSL, translated from the exons atgggctacctgttaTTTGTctatcacaggtatcaaaagCCCCttgctggtatagcg ATGGAAAGGAGGGTAACCAACCAAAAGTATATGTCAAAAAATATTAGTATCTTTCAACAGATGTCCCCGGATGGGTCAGAAtcaagtttacgaacttacaacactcAAATTCGGGGCTCGATTCCTCACA ggTCCCCTGCAGTGGTGCATGATGTGTACAAAAAACAAAGTACCCAAGGGCCTTCAATAAATGTTGATGATACGTACAATAAACAAAGTACCCTAGGGCCTTCAACAAATGTTGGTGATGAGTGTAAAGAACAAAGTACCCTAGGGCCTTCAACAAATGTTGTTGTAGATCTCGCTCAGCTTCTTCGCCTTCAACACATAACGTTACTTCTATCACAGATAAATG GTTCAGAAGTCTCTTACTACGACTGTATCACTGTTAGACTCCAAGAAGCTGGAATTACAACCACTGTTATTTATTTGGAAGAAGTGATCGATCTTGATGAAAAAACGTTGCAGAGTAAACTCTTACCTTTTGGAGAACCAACGGAATACACGTTATCAACATACGTTGTTTTTGTCTTTGACAAAACTAGCCAGAAGGGATCTTTTGTCCAG CATTTTTTGAAAGAGTTTTGTCTACAAAGTATACACTGGGTTCTATTTCTCCGCAATACCAGCGTCTCTGAAACAATTCTCAGTTCTAAGCTAAAAAGTCCTTGCTTTTGTTCCATGGTTATTGTTCAAGAAGACAGGAAAATTACTAAG ataaaatacaatatttatggaGTCCCTAAGGAAAACTACCATTGTACTGAAATGCAACTAGTAGGAAAATGGACACCACGTTATGGTATCAGTCCTAAGTTGTCTCCATTTTTACAAAACCAAGATTATCTGGATTTTAAAGAAGACGTTTTGGTGGCGTCTGTCATTAGT TACTTTCCATATTTTGTGCTAGAAGACGGCCCTAACGGAACTTTCAGACCAGTGCTTGGAGTAGAATTTGAGCTTTTAAGTACCCTTGCCAGAACGCTAAATTTTAG GTACGTTATCAGGACACCAGAAGACGCAGAGTGGGGTAAAAAACTTGCAGATAACTCCTGGAGTGGGATGATCGGTATGGTCCACAGGAAG gaaGCAGACCTTTCAGCTGAACAGATTACAATtacagaagaaagaaaacaagcaGTTGATTTTACCATTCCATATTCGTTTGATTCAGTGACCTTTATCACTAGGGCACCTTCAGGAAATCATCAACCCTTAGCTATTGTCAAACCATTCACCTGGCAGGTAATATGTAATTCCTTGTAG
- the LOC143248300 gene encoding glutamate receptor ionotropic, delta-1-like: MICLTIGTNGTWRCNLWTATLWYLWGFLVSQGGRIPSVKFCSVKILLIIWWLFAIVFVASYGGTLKSHMTILTKGKLIDTIYALEREVSQGRFTCGVFKGSFLEGRLLDPKDSLYGILGEPLRKDSSLFVKNTHEEALLKTLNSDYAFIEARAQMEFEAAKMGEDKFSIAKDSFSSVTVGIALQKGCPYKESFDKIIRRIVQAGLMQKWKRDVKETLRRNTSGNNQETTIRPLQVDDLFGACMFLLIGNTLSTLLLVIELVLWRFFKYVKSGI, from the exons ATGATTTGTTTAACAATCGGTACTAATGGAACCTGGAGATGCAACCTCTGGACCGCTACATTATGGTATCTGTGGGGATTTCTGGTTTCTCAAG gTGGAAGGATACCTTCAGTCAAGTTTTGTAGCGTAAAAATACTTTTGATCATTTGGTGGCTATTTGCAATAGTATTTGTTGCTTCCTATGGTGGCACTTTGAAATCACATATGACTATATTGACAAAAGGTAAACTGATTGATACGATATACGCTTTGGAAAGAGAGGTGTCACAGGGAAGGTTTACCTGTGGTGTGTTTAAGGGATCGTTTCTTGAAGGTCGACTTTTG GACCCAAAAGATTCACTTTATGGAATTCTTGGTGAACCACTTCGAAAGGACTCTAGTCTGTTTGTGAAAAACACCCACGAAGAAGCTTTACTAAAGACTCTTAATAGTGATTATGCTTTTATCGAAGCCCGAGCCCAGATGGAGTTTGAAGCAGCAAAGATGGGAGAAGATAAGTTTTCTATAGCTAAAGATTCTTTCAGCAGTGTTACTGTTGGAATAGCTCTTCAGAAAGGATGTCCATATAAGGAGTCATTTGACAAGAT AATAAGACGTATCGTACAAGCTGGACTGATGCAAAAATGGAAAAGAGATGTCAAGGAAACCTTACGTAGAAATACCTCTGGCAACAACCAAGAAACAACAATACGCCCTCTGCAGGTGGATGATCTGTTTGGGGCATGTATGTTTCTGTTAATCGGAAACACTCTGTCCactttgttattggttattgaactTGTGTTGTGGAGATTTTTCAAATATGTGAAATCAGGgatataa